In the Streptomyces sp. cg36 genome, one interval contains:
- a CDS encoding ubiquitin-like protein Pup, which produces MATKDTGGGQQKATRSTEEVEEQTQDAQASEDLKERHEKLSDDVDSVLDEIDDVLEENAEDFVRSFVQKGGQ; this is translated from the coding sequence ATGGCGACCAAGGACACCGGCGGCGGACAGCAGAAGGCCACGCGTTCCACCGAGGAGGTCGAGGAGCAGACCCAGGACGCGCAGGCTTCCGAGGACCTCAAGGAGCGCCACGAGAAGCTCTCGGACGACGTGGACTCGGTGCTGGACGAGATCGACGACGTGCTCGAGGAGAACGCCGAGGACTTCGTGCGCAGCTTCGTTCAGAAGGGTGGACAGTAG
- the prcB gene encoding proteasome subunit beta gives MEANTRGTGRLPAAFLTPGSSSFMDFLSAHSPEMLPGKRVLPPVQGHVEAPHGTTIVAATFPGGVVLAGDRRATMGNMIAQRDIEKVFPADEYSAVGIAGTAGLAVEMVKLFQLELEHFEKVEGTTLSLEGKANRLSTMIRGNLGMAMQGLAVVPLFAGYDVDREKGRIFSYDVTGGRSEEHGFAATGSGSIFARGSMKKLYRDDLTEQQTTTLVVQALYDAADDDSATGGPDVARRIYPIVTVISDEGFRRLTEAESSELARSILERRLEQPDGPRAALL, from the coding sequence GTGGAAGCCAACACTCGTGGCACAGGGCGTCTACCAGCTGCCTTCCTGACGCCGGGCTCGTCCTCGTTCATGGACTTCCTGTCCGCGCACTCCCCGGAGATGCTGCCGGGCAAGCGGGTCCTGCCGCCCGTGCAGGGGCACGTGGAGGCGCCGCACGGCACCACCATCGTCGCGGCCACCTTCCCCGGCGGCGTGGTGCTCGCCGGTGACCGGCGGGCGACGATGGGCAACATGATCGCCCAGCGCGACATCGAGAAGGTCTTCCCGGCCGACGAGTACTCGGCGGTCGGCATCGCGGGCACCGCGGGCCTCGCGGTGGAGATGGTCAAGCTCTTCCAGCTGGAGCTGGAGCACTTCGAGAAGGTCGAGGGCACCACCCTCTCCCTGGAGGGCAAGGCCAACCGGCTGTCCACCATGATCCGCGGCAACCTCGGCATGGCCATGCAGGGCCTGGCGGTCGTCCCGCTCTTCGCGGGGTACGACGTGGACCGCGAGAAGGGCCGCATCTTCTCGTACGACGTCACCGGCGGCCGTTCCGAGGAGCACGGCTTCGCGGCCACCGGCTCGGGTTCGATCTTCGCCCGGGGTTCGATGAAGAAGCTGTACCGCGACGACCTGACCGAGCAGCAGACGACGACCCTGGTCGTCCAGGCGCTCTACGACGCGGCGGACGACGACTCGGCGACCGGCGGTCCCGATGTCGCCCGCCGGATCTATCCGATCGTCACCGTCATCAGCGACGAGGGCTTCCGGAGACTGACCGAGGCGGAGTCCTCCGAGCTCGCCCGCTCGATCCTGGAGCGGCGGCTGGAGCAGCCCGACGGCCCGC